The Peptoanaerobacter stomatis genome includes the window ACCGAATATTGCGGGCAAAATGCTTATTACACCTATTATTGCCAATATTGTTAAAATAAATTTATAATTTTTGCTTTTTTTGTTCTCATCTTCTGCGTCTTTTTCGAAGTCTGATTGTTCAAATTCTGCATTTTTAGCTACGAGATGTATTTTTTCACCGCTTATATATTCTTTTGCTATCAACTCAGGTGAGCCAAGCTCGCTACATATATCTTCTTCACTCTTGCCGTTTTCCATTGCTATGTTGAAATGTTCTTCGTAATCCGAGAGGATATCATCTATAACGATTTGAGGCATATCTTTGAGATAAAATTTGAGCAAGTCCAAAAATTCTCTTTTTTTCATATGGTATCATTCCTTTTTTATATTTTCAAAATAGTATTTACCGAGCTTGTAAAATCAGTCCATTCTTTGATTTGCAAGTTTTGTGAAGCTCTGCCGGTGTCTGTGAGCTTGTAATATTTTCGTGGTGGACCTGTTTGAGACTCTTGCAAGTATGTATCCACATATCCGTCATTTTTGAGTCGCCTTAACAGCGGATATATAGTACCCTCCGATATATCTATATGAGCAGATATTTTTTCAACCAGTTCATATCCGTACATATCCTTTTCGATGAGCAGAGATAATACGAGCAATTCCAACACACCTTTTTTGAATTGTATGTTCATAAAACCTCCTTAATACTAATAAGCTTTATCTATTATTTGCTATAAGAATAAAATAAAAAATATTTATCATTTTATAGTTTTTTTATTCTACTTATGATATGAAATATACTATGCTTTAATGCTTGTAAATGCTGAAATAAGCAATAAACTATGATACTAATACCATTGCCCGTTTGAAATGCCATACAATTTTGATTCCTATATAATATATTTTTATATGAATATTTATTGTATTATTTCATAGTATATATGGCTTTTTAAAATATTTTCAGTATAAAAGACAGTAGAATAATAGATATTTTAAGAATTTATTAGCTAAGTAAAATTAAGTATACTTAATAACGTATATAAATTTTATACCTTAATTAAACAGATATTAGTATAAAATTATTTTTATTAAATAGAGTATAACACAAGGTACTATATAATGCAAGGTACTAAATTAAATTTAATAAAAAAGATACATTCGCTATTGCAATTTAGAGAAATTTTATTTGGATTGAAAATAAATCACTCTAAAACGATAGTAAGCATAATAGAAAATAAAATGTGCTCAATATTTCTGGTATAATGATTAAAAAACATCTTTTTTTGAAATATTATTTTTTTTATAAGAAGGCTAAAATAAAGAAAAAAGAGAAGTCATCTATGAAAATATGGATACTTCTCTTTTTTGAAATTATAGTAATACTAATATTATTTTAATTAATGGATAAAGTATATATGAGTTATACTTGATTTTAATTAGTTAATAAATTATTAAAAACATCTATTATTCTATTAACTTTTAATATGTTATATCAAAATTCAACTAAATGATAGTGTTTTATAAATTTAATAAGATAAAACACTATTTACAGTTTTCTTATAAATCATACTGTTATTATATTTGAATTAATGAGAGTAGTAATAGCATCACTATTATTATATTGGGGAAAAGTATGAATTTAGAATAAATATTTTAATATACTAATTATTCTTTTGGAGCTTCCATAATTTGTAAAATTCGCCTTTTTTGTCTATAAGCTGTTTTGATGTTCCTTCTTCTATGAGTTTGCCATCTCTAAGCACTATTATTTTGTCGGCGTTTTCAACAGTTCTTAATCTGTGTGCGATTACTATTACGGTTTTATTTTTTACGAGGTTTGACAGTGCCTCTTGGAGTTTTGTTTCGTTGTCAGCATCTACGCTTGATGTGGATTCGTCTAAAAATATTATAGGTGCGTCTTTTAATATGGCTCTTGCTATTGATATTCTCTGACGCTCTCCACCTGATAAAAGTACTCCGTTTTCTCCGATTTTTGTGTCATATTTTTGGGGTAGCTCTTGTACAAATTCGTCTACCATTGCTATTTTTGCTACCTGTATTACTTCTTCGTCTGTTGCGTTTTTGCGTCCTATTCTGATATTTTCCATAATTGTATTGTTGAAAAGCACTACATCTTGAAATACCATTGAATAGTGTTTGAGCAGATTTTCCGGCTCTATTTGACGTATGTCGCTACCGCCTAATTTTATTGTGCCTGAGTTTATATCCCAAAATCTGAGCATCAATTTTGCAAGTGTTGATTTGCCTGAACCTGATGCGCCTACAAGTGCAGTAGTTTGACCTTGTTTTGCGGTAAAGCTGACATTTTTTATAACTTCAGTATCATTGTAGCCGAATGATACATTTTCGAGTGTTATGTCGAAATTATCTATTTGTTTGTCATCTCCACTCATAAGTTTCATATTGAATATTTCGTCCATTCTTTTTGCTGGTGTGTCTATATACATAAACTCTATTATGAATGAAAGGCAACCGTCCATAGGTGCATATATTACTACGCAGGCGATTATAAGGCATATATAAGATGCAAGCTCAAGATTTCCGTTTGTATATTCGCCAAATCCTACTAATATTGCGAGCGGTACACCTATTCTCATAAGTGTTTTAAGGGGTGCCAACAATAACGGATTGTATATCTCTGCTCTAAGATGTTCTTTTTCTTCGCTGTCGAGCAGTTTTTTAAACTCCGACATAGTTTTTTCTTTTCTTTGATATGCTTTTATAGGCAATATATTTTCAAGGGTTTCTTGAACAAATTCAGTTACTTTTAATTTTTCGTTGTAGTGTTTTTTTTCTGATTGCATTTTTTTATTTTTTGCCAAGTGAATCATAAAAATAGATATTGGGAATGGAAGTATTAGGCAAACAGCCATTTTTAAATTCATAACAGCTATTGATATTGCTATTAATGTTACGGATATTATTGTGCCGTAAAATTCTGGTACTGCATGAGAATATGCGTGTTCTATGGCTTCCATATCTCCCATTATAGTTGCTGTCAAATCTGCCAAATCTCTCTTGTCAAAAAATGAAAGAGGTAATTTGCGTATATGGTTTGACAGGGATATTCTCTTGTTTGCCGTTTCTGTATATGTTGTGGTATATACGCTGTCATATTGCAGATTGTTGGCAAAATATATAGCAAAAAAAGTTATTATTGCCATTACAACATATAATATTGTGGTGTAGCCTGTTTGAGTATGGTACATATAGATGTTCAGACTTTCTCGGATAAAGTTGAACACTACACCCATAGGCATCATAAATGCTATGTTTAAAAGTGCACAATAGATTATACCTTTTAACATATTTTTTGAGCCTTCTTCAGATAACAGGAATTTTTTTTGTAATATGTTAAGCATTTGCAACCCTCCATTTTATACTTCTTGAATAGTTTTCGTAGAGCTGTCTGTAATAAGGACTGTTTTGCATAAGCTCTTCGTGGTTTCCGCTGTCTATGAGTTTTCCGTGTTGCATTATGAGTATCTTATCTACGTTGGTGATTGAATTTAATCTGTGTGCTATCATTATACATGTCTTGCCTTGTTTTAACTTTTCTATGCTTTCGCTTATTTTATGTTCATTTTCAGGATCTGCGTAAGCGGTAGCTTCATCTAAGAGCAAAATGTCGGGGTTTCTTAAAAAAGCTCTTGCGATAGATATTCTTTGTGCCTCTCCGCCTGATACATATGTTCCCTGCTCGCCTATCATAGTGTCCAAACCGTTTTTCATATTTGAGAGTATATCTTCACAACCGCTTAATTTGATTGCATTTAAGATTTCATCGTCTGAATAATCTTTGCCCATGGTTATATTTTCTCTAAGCGTCCTTTTGAGCAATTTGCTTTCTTGGAACACTATGGAAAGTTTTGACAAAAGTATATCTTCTTCTATTGAGCGAATGTCCTGACCGTCTATTTTTATAGAGCCTTTGTCTATATCGTAAAATCTGCCGATTAGCTCAAGCAGTGTTGATTTACCTGAACCGCTTGCACCTACAAGTGCATATGTTTTATTTTTTTCAAAATTGAAGCTTACATCGTTTATTGCAGGAGTTTCTTTACCTATATAAGTAAAACTTACATTTTCAAAACTTATGCCTTCTTGATTTGTTTTTTCTATGTTCATATTAGGCATTTGTTTATTTTCAAAAATATCGTTCAATTTTTCTATGGATATGAAGAACATATTTTTTGCTTCAGATACTGTTGCAAGTTTCATGAGTACGGAGTGGAGCAACATTGACATCAATATATATAAAATTGACTTTGACAACAGTTCAAGCGGTGACGAGCTGTGTCTTATAAGTATCATCGTAAGCGGTCCGAGCAGGATTGTCGGCATAAATAGAGACAGCGTGTAAAATATCATAGGTCTTTTGCAAAAGTTTA containing:
- a CDS encoding PadR family transcriptional regulator gives rise to the protein MNIQFKKGVLELLVLSLLIEKDMYGYELVEKISAHIDISEGTIYPLLRRLKNDGYVDTYLQESQTGPPRKYYKLTDTGRASQNLQIKEWTDFTSSVNTILKI
- a CDS encoding ABC transporter ATP-binding protein; amino-acid sequence: MNKKINIKNVVAFYANEKMPLYYLTVIFSAIYGILSVIPYYLIWQIARELIVNGTSADKNKIVSYAVYIFASQIIGIIVSFSGLMASHLLAFRIEKNIRHNAINHLLSLPIGYFENEDTGRIRRMIDDNASKTHTFIAHVFPDIASSTVIPILFIIMILSVDYRLGLLCIAGVIIGMANMFSLMGPKTKELMGEYMQSSENLSINGVEFIRGIPVVKVFNQSVESFQRFYASIMDYDEKAKFFVNFCKRPMIFYTLSLFMPTILLGPLTMILIRHSSSPLELLSKSILYILMSMLLHSVLMKLATVSEAKNMFFISIEKLNDIFENKQMPNMNIEKTNQEGISFENVSFTYIGKETPAINDVSFNFEKNKTYALVGASGSGKSTLLELIGRFYDIDKGSIKIDGQDIRSIEEDILLSKLSIVFQESKLLKRTLRENITMGKDYSDDEILNAIKLSGCEDILSNMKNGLDTMIGEQGTYVSGGEAQRISIARAFLRNPDILLLDEATAYADPENEHKISESIEKLKQGKTCIMIAHRLNSITNVDKILIMQHGKLIDSGNHEELMQNSPYYRQLYENYSRSIKWRVANA
- a CDS encoding ABC transporter ATP-binding protein, with the translated sequence MLNILQKKFLLSEEGSKNMLKGIIYCALLNIAFMMPMGVVFNFIRESLNIYMYHTQTGYTTILYVVMAIITFFAIYFANNLQYDSVYTTTYTETANKRISLSNHIRKLPLSFFDKRDLADLTATIMGDMEAIEHAYSHAVPEFYGTIISVTLIAISIAVMNLKMAVCLILPFPISIFMIHLAKNKKMQSEKKHYNEKLKVTEFVQETLENILPIKAYQRKEKTMSEFKKLLDSEEKEHLRAEIYNPLLLAPLKTLMRIGVPLAILVGFGEYTNGNLELASYICLIIACVVIYAPMDGCLSFIIEFMYIDTPAKRMDEIFNMKLMSGDDKQIDNFDITLENVSFGYNDTEVIKNVSFTAKQGQTTALVGASGSGKSTLAKLMLRFWDINSGTIKLGGSDIRQIEPENLLKHYSMVFQDVVLFNNTIMENIRIGRKNATDEEVIQVAKIAMVDEFVQELPQKYDTKIGENGVLLSGGERQRISIARAILKDAPIIFLDESTSSVDADNETKLQEALSNLVKNKTVIVIAHRLRTVENADKIIVLRDGKLIEEGTSKQLIDKKGEFYKLWKLQKNN